From the genome of Malus sylvestris chromosome 6, drMalSylv7.2, whole genome shotgun sequence, one region includes:
- the LOC126625049 gene encoding splicing factor 3B subunit 6-like protein: protein MSNMNLIKVNTSLPPEVNHVLYVRNLPFNISSEEMYDIFGKYGTIPQIRIETNKDTRGTAFVVYEDIYDAKTAVDHLSGFNFVNRYLIVLYYQQANMGKKSDMKKNEEEIARMQEKYGVSTKDK from the exons ATGAGTAACATGAATCTCA ttaaagtcaacaCCAGCCTCCCTCCGGAAGTCAACCACGTGCTCTACGTCCGCAACCTCCCCTTCAACATTTCGAGCGAGGAGATGTACGACATCTTCGGCAAGTACGGCACAATACCGCAGATTCGCATCGAGACGAACAAGGACACCAGAGGCACCGCATTCGTCGTTTACGAGGACATCTACGATGCCAAAACGGCGGTGGATCACCTTTCCGGCTTCAACTTCGTGAACCGGTACCTCATCGTGCTCTACTACCAGCAGGCGAATATGGGCAAGAAGTCCGAcatgaagaagaatgaggaagagaTCGCCAGGATGCAGGAGAAGTACGGCGTCTCCACCAAAGATAAGTGA